A region of Leptotrichia massiliensis DNA encodes the following proteins:
- a CDS encoding NUDIX hydrolase, producing the protein MITTLCYLEKDNKYLMLHRNKKEIDINKGKWLGVGGKLENGETPEECLRREVREETGYELNSFEYRGLVIFNYNADEPLFMYLYTSSDFNGVEKECDEGDLKWISKDEILNLRLWEGDKIFLKLLFENSPFFYLTLDYENDDLIGSKLEFKQEYSSFEVFVPEKYVEKIVENLQRYSLLTEGFYADVYSTSDTIGHWKTLEGGSPFDGEVGKSSVADEKIMKFRVKREFEELAYYLVKEAHPYETAVINVFRMEV; encoded by the coding sequence ATGATTACAACATTGTGTTATCTTGAAAAGGATAATAAATATCTGATGTTACATAGAAATAAAAAGGAAATAGATATAAATAAGGGAAAATGGCTTGGTGTAGGAGGAAAGCTGGAAAATGGGGAAACTCCTGAAGAATGTCTGAGAAGGGAAGTCAGGGAAGAAACAGGCTATGAGCTTAACAGTTTTGAGTACAGGGGACTTGTGATTTTCAACTATAATGCTGATGAGCCTTTATTTATGTACCTTTATACGAGTTCCGATTTTAATGGAGTAGAGAAAGAATGTGATGAAGGGGATTTAAAATGGATTTCAAAAGATGAAATTCTTAATCTTAGGTTATGGGAAGGAGATAAGATTTTCCTGAAACTGCTATTTGAAAACTCTCCATTCTTTTATCTGACTTTAGATTATGAAAATGATGACCTAATAGGGTCAAAATTGGAATTTAAGCAAGAATACAGTTCTTTTGAGGTTTTTGTACCGGAAAAATATGTAGAGAAAATTGTGGAAAATCTGCAGAGATATTCCTTACTGACAGAAGGGTTTTATGCTGATGTCTACTCTACATCTGATACAATTGGGCATTGGAAAACTCTGGAAGGTGGAAGTCCTTTTGATGGAGAAGTGGGAAAATCAAGTGTTGCAGATGAAAAAATAATGAAGTTCAGGGTAAAAAGAGAATTTGAGGAACTGGCATATTATCTGGTAAAAGAGGCTCATCCTTATGAAACTGCAGTTATTAATGTATTCAGGATGGAAGTTTAG
- a CDS encoding DKNYY domain-containing protein: MKLQLLMYSGWKFRKFKEGVQDIKKIFIKIFLLIFLISNLIFSENKKLNENYGIEDGEVYYINRKIEGADAKTFEIFEDNEYAKDKNNVYYSEYVLNEADPKSFKSLSKISYGLGKDNLYFFENKVNNIDIKTLEIMADEFLIYLKDKNGLYILLPTGGGFPDDLDNRIISPKILKNVDKQTFQLIGGGYSKDKNSVYYIGKKIDGVNPKNFKVLKDYIFTDGKNVYLYGEKKEEIDLQTLKFFDDNSSYFFDKNNIYFQGDKLENADFKSFKIMESNFSKDKNNVYAGNEKIDGADAKTFEVIDAYAGFARDKNYLYHSNERIKNSDPYTFERVNEHLVRDKNQFYSNDGTVLNVDGKNFQIVKDYEKDYFMYAKDKNKAYYINFIDGKDEMVKELKGLNPKNFKVLNPYYTKDDKKVYFSKEYADIQEVQNVDVKSFEVLYFENIENKDDFGKDKNKVYLFGLELKDVKPEKFQVMKEPITEKIIYVRDENNLFVIFYDYFSGFNFVKTKKIENIDFKTLKWKSARELEDKNGKYIVNGSVIDEDKIEIKFIKK, from the coding sequence ATGAAACTGCAGTTATTAATGTATTCAGGATGGAAGTTTAGAAAATTTAAGGAAGGGGTGCAAGATATTAAAAAAATTTTTATTAAAATATTTTTACTGATATTTTTAATTAGTAATCTGATTTTTTCAGAAAATAAAAAATTAAATGAAAATTATGGAATAGAAGACGGAGAAGTTTATTACATAAATAGAAAAATTGAGGGAGCTGATGCAAAGACTTTTGAAATATTTGAAGATAATGAATATGCAAAAGATAAAAATAATGTTTATTACAGTGAATATGTTCTTAATGAAGCAGATCCTAAAAGTTTTAAATCGTTATCAAAAATTAGTTATGGATTGGGAAAAGATAATCTTTATTTTTTTGAGAACAAAGTAAATAATATAGATATAAAAACTCTTGAAATAATGGCAGATGAATTTTTGATTTATTTAAAGGACAAAAATGGATTATATATTTTATTGCCAACTGGTGGAGGATTTCCTGACGATTTAGATAATAGGATAATATCTCCAAAAATTTTAAAAAATGTTGACAAACAAACTTTTCAACTAATTGGTGGAGGGTATTCAAAAGATAAAAATAGTGTTTATTATATTGGTAAAAAAATAGATGGAGTGAATCCCAAAAACTTTAAAGTTTTAAAAGATTATATTTTTACAGATGGAAAAAATGTGTATCTTTATGGAGAAAAAAAAGAAGAAATAGATTTACAGACATTAAAATTTTTTGATGATAACTCCAGTTATTTTTTTGACAAAAATAATATCTATTTTCAAGGAGATAAACTGGAAAATGCTGATTTTAAAAGTTTTAAAATAATGGAATCAAATTTTTCAAAAGATAAAAATAATGTTTATGCAGGAAATGAAAAAATAGATGGAGCAGATGCAAAAACTTTTGAAGTAATTGATGCTTATGCAGGATTTGCGAGAGACAAAAATTATTTGTATCATTCAAATGAAAGAATAAAAAATTCCGATCCGTATACTTTTGAAAGAGTAAATGAACATTTAGTAAGAGATAAAAATCAATTTTATTCTAATGACGGAACAGTTTTAAATGTGGATGGAAAAAATTTTCAAATAGTAAAAGATTATGAAAAAGATTATTTTATGTATGCAAAAGATAAAAATAAAGCATATTACATAAATTTTATAGATGGAAAAGATGAAATGGTAAAAGAGCTGAAAGGATTAAATCCTAAAAATTTTAAAGTGCTAAATCCTTATTATACAAAAGACGATAAAAAAGTTTATTTTAGTAAAGAATATGCGGATATACAAGAAGTTCAAAATGTAGATGTAAAATCATTTGAAGTATTATATTTTGAAAATATAGAAAATAAAGATGATTTTGGAAAAGATAAAAATAAAGTTTATTTGTTTGGTCTTGAATTAAAAGATGTAAAACCTGAAAAATTTCAAGTTATGAAAGAGCCAATAACAGAAAAAATTATATATGTTCGAGATGAAAATAATTTATTTGTAATTTTTTATGATTATTTTTCAGGATTTAATTTTGTAAAGACTAAAAAAATTGAAAATATAGATTTTAAAACACTCAAGTGGAAATCAGCAAGAGAACTGGAAGATAAAAATGGAAAATATATTGTGAATGGCAGCGTAATTGATGAAGATAAAATAGAAATTAAATTTATAAAGAAATAG
- the cbiG gene encoding cobalt-precorrin 5A hydrolase codes for MRTAVYCVSKNGYETCLKVKENVYNNLHIYVSGRVANLLNLENENNENLIIINERVPILLEKTFNKYDLHIFVAATGAVVRIIEGKFKSKDTDPAVITIDDHANFVISLLSGHLGGANEECKKIASEIGAIPVITTASDVGGKIAVDTLSQKIKAKLNDLDGAKRVTSLIVNGENVSLHLPKNIVNHDENSAGAIIVSNRKNIEISKIIPQNIFIGIGCKRGVSKEHIIEKLKYAMDKQNLELSAIKMAASAWVKSDEIGLIEAMEELGIPIKFFDKEEILKVEDLVEERSEFVKNQIGVYGVSEPCAFLASSRKGAFLAKKIKLDGMTLSIFEEVIENQEGK; via the coding sequence ATGAGAACAGCAGTATATTGCGTAAGCAAAAACGGATATGAAACTTGTTTAAAAGTAAAAGAAAATGTGTACAATAATTTGCATATTTACGTATCAGGAAGAGTAGCTAACTTGCTAAATCTTGAAAATGAAAATAACGAAAATTTAATTATAATAAATGAAAGAGTGCCAATTTTACTGGAAAAGACATTTAATAAATATGATTTACACATATTTGTTGCGGCGACTGGGGCAGTTGTGAGAATTATTGAAGGAAAATTTAAAAGCAAAGATACTGATCCTGCAGTTATAACGATTGATGATCACGCTAATTTTGTGATTTCATTACTTTCGGGACATCTTGGAGGGGCAAATGAAGAATGTAAAAAGATTGCTAGTGAAATAGGAGCAATTCCAGTAATTACAACGGCATCCGATGTTGGCGGAAAAATAGCAGTTGATACATTATCACAAAAAATCAAAGCCAAATTGAATGATTTGGATGGAGCAAAGAGAGTAACTTCGTTAATTGTAAATGGAGAAAATGTAAGCCTTCATTTACCAAAAAATATTGTAAATCACGATGAAAATAGTGCTGGAGCAATAATTGTATCAAATAGAAAAAATATTGAAATCTCAAAAATTATTCCGCAGAATATTTTTATTGGTATTGGATGTAAAAGAGGAGTTAGCAAGGAACACATTATCGAAAAACTAAAATATGCAATGGATAAACAGAATTTAGAGCTTTCGGCTATAAAAATGGCAGCATCTGCCTGGGTAAAATCTGATGAAATTGGACTTATTGAGGCAATGGAAGAACTTGGAATTCCAATTAAATTTTTTGATAAGGAAGAAATATTAAAAGTAGAAGATTTAGTTGAAGAACGTTCAGAATTTGTAAAAAATCAAATCGGAGTATACGGTGTTTCCGAGCCTTGTGCATTTCTTGCTTCCAGCAGGAAAGGAGCATTTTTAGCAAAAAAAATAAAACTGGATGGTATGACATTGTCGATTTTTGAAGAGGTAATTGAAAATCAAGAAGGGAAATAG
- the cobJ gene encoding precorrin-3B C(17)-methyltransferase, with protein MNKKGKIYVVGIGPGKKADMTFKAYEAMEKSDIIVGYKTYTDLIKEYFPNTEIKSSSMMKEVDRCIEVLELAKSGKNVALISSGDAGVYGMAGIMYEVIDEKDDVEIEVISGVTATNAAAAIVGAPIMHDYVTISLSNLLTDWELIKKRLELAAQGDFIISLYNPKSKGRTTQIVEAQEIMLKHKSKDTPVAIVRNAGRETEEYEITTLEKMLDSEINMLTIVLIGNSNTFVKKGKMITPRGYEKKYEY; from the coding sequence ATGAACAAAAAAGGAAAAATTTATGTAGTAGGAATTGGGCCAGGAAAAAAGGCAGATATGACTTTTAAGGCTTACGAAGCAATGGAGAAAAGCGATATAATCGTTGGATATAAAACTTATACTGACTTGATTAAGGAATATTTTCCAAATACAGAAATAAAAAGTTCAAGTATGATGAAGGAAGTTGACAGATGTATCGAAGTTCTAGAACTTGCGAAATCTGGTAAAAATGTTGCTTTAATTAGTAGCGGAGATGCTGGAGTATACGGTATGGCTGGAATAATGTATGAAGTTATTGATGAAAAGGATGATGTGGAAATTGAAGTAATCTCAGGAGTTACAGCAACAAATGCTGCAGCCGCAATCGTTGGAGCACCAATTATGCACGATTATGTAACAATTAGCTTAAGTAATCTTTTAACAGACTGGGAATTAATAAAAAAACGTCTGGAACTGGCAGCACAGGGTGATTTTATCATAAGCTTATACAATCCAAAAAGTAAAGGAAGAACAACACAAATTGTTGAAGCACAAGAAATTATGCTAAAACACAAATCAAAAGATACTCCTGTTGCAATTGTAAGAAATGCTGGACGGGAAACTGAAGAGTATGAAATTACAACGCTTGAGAAAATGCTTGATTCTGAAATAAATATGCTTACAATTGTATTAATTGGAAATTCAAATACTTTTGTGAAAAAAGGGAAAATGATTACACCTAGAGGGTATGAGAAAAAATATGAATATTAA
- a CDS encoding DUF956 family protein, translating to MAISMNTKVLFTTKANSLSGMIGNKNGNILVGDKAFEFYNNRNPEDYIQIPWEEIIRVRAQIFFKDKYIRGFFIDTKSAGSYNFVVKNAGKTLKTMRDFLGNEKIVRNKPVLSLKRVFEWLKKNKGK from the coding sequence GTGGCTATTTCAATGAATACAAAAGTCTTATTCACAACAAAGGCAAATTCTTTATCAGGAATGATCGGAAATAAAAATGGAAACATACTCGTAGGCGATAAAGCTTTTGAATTTTATAATAACCGTAATCCTGAAGACTATATTCAGATTCCTTGGGAAGAAATTATAAGAGTAAGGGCACAGATTTTTTTTAAAGACAAATATATTCGTGGTTTTTTCATAGATACTAAAAGTGCTGGCTCATATAATTTCGTTGTAAAAAATGCTGGAAAAACATTAAAGACAATGCGTGATTTTTTAGGAAATGAAAAAATTGTAAGAAATAAACCTGTCTTATCACTAAAAAGGGTATTTGAATGGTTAAAAAAAAATAAAGGAAAATAG
- a CDS encoding PTS system mannose/fructose/sorbose family transporter subunit IID encodes MAENKKVKLEKSDRFNIMLRSQFLQGSWNYERMQNGGWAYAIIPALKKLYPNKDDASAALKRHLEFFNTHPYIAAPILGVTLALEEERANGAPVDDAAIQGVKVGMMGPLAGIGDPVFWFTVRPILGAIAASLAAGGSLIAPLFFFIVWNVIRVAFLWYTQEFGYQKGAEITKDLSGGLLQTITKGASILGMFVMGILVQRWTTINFPMVVSKVPLAKGAYVEFPKGSVDGTQLQKILGDIAGGLSLSPEKVTTLQDNLNQLVPGLAALLLTFLCMWLLKRKVSPIVIIFGLFAVGILGHLVGIF; translated from the coding sequence ATGGCAGAAAATAAGAAAGTAAAATTAGAAAAATCAGATCGTTTTAATATAATGTTACGTTCACAATTTCTTCAAGGTTCTTGGAACTATGAACGTATGCAAAATGGAGGATGGGCTTACGCTATAATTCCTGCATTAAAAAAACTATATCCAAATAAAGATGATGCTTCAGCAGCGTTAAAAAGACATTTGGAGTTTTTTAACACTCACCCATATATTGCTGCACCTATTTTAGGAGTAACTCTAGCTCTGGAAGAAGAGAGAGCTAATGGGGCTCCAGTTGATGATGCGGCTATCCAAGGGGTGAAAGTTGGAATGATGGGACCACTTGCAGGAATTGGAGATCCTGTATTCTGGTTTACAGTACGTCCTATTTTAGGAGCAATTGCTGCTTCATTGGCGGCAGGTGGATCACTTATAGCTCCTTTATTTTTCTTCATTGTATGGAATGTAATTCGTGTGGCTTTCTTATGGTATACTCAAGAATTTGGTTACCAAAAAGGTGCTGAAATTACAAAAGACTTGTCAGGTGGTTTATTACAAACAATTACTAAAGGAGCATCTATTTTAGGAATGTTTGTTATGGGAATACTGGTTCAACGTTGGACAACAATTAATTTCCCAATGGTTGTATCAAAAGTTCCTTTAGCAAAAGGAGCTTACGTAGAATTTCCAAAAGGCTCTGTAGATGGTACTCAGTTACAAAAAATTCTTGGAGATATAGCAGGTGGACTATCACTTTCTCCTGAAAAAGTAACAACTTTACAAGATAACTTAAATCAATTAGTACCAGGATTAGCAGCTTTACTATTGACTTTCCTATGTATGTGGCTGCTTAAGAGAAAAGTAAGTCCAATTGTAATTATATTTGGATTATTTGCAGTGGGAATTTTAGGACACTTAGTTGGAATATTCTAA
- a CDS encoding PTS mannose/fructose/sorbose transporter subunit IIC → MDFNILSIILILIVAFLAGMEGILDQFQFHQPIIACSLIGVATGHIKECVMLGGVLQLMALGWANVGAAVAPDAALASVASAIIFAKNNFKDQGTVIGTAVALATAGLVLTMVVRTLSVVIVHQADREAEKGNFKGVELWHMIALVCQGLRIAIPALLLLFVPSDVIQGALSSLPQWFTEGMAIGGGFVVAVGYAMVINLMANKEVWPFFFLGFALAPVKELTLIATGIIGVAAAIIYLNVTNNKGNGGGDGGASSSGDPLGDILNDY, encoded by the coding sequence ATGGATTTTAATATTTTATCAATTATTTTAATATTAATCGTCGCATTTCTAGCAGGAATGGAAGGTATCCTTGACCAGTTCCAGTTCCATCAGCCAATTATTGCATGTTCGTTAATTGGAGTTGCGACAGGACACATAAAAGAATGTGTTATGCTAGGTGGAGTTTTACAATTAATGGCTTTAGGTTGGGCAAATGTAGGAGCAGCTGTTGCACCTGATGCAGCTCTTGCTTCTGTAGCTTCAGCTATAATTTTTGCAAAAAATAATTTTAAAGATCAAGGTACCGTAATTGGAACAGCTGTCGCTCTTGCAACTGCGGGACTGGTTTTAACTATGGTTGTTCGTACTTTATCAGTAGTTATTGTTCACCAAGCTGATAGAGAAGCAGAAAAAGGTAACTTTAAAGGTGTTGAATTATGGCATATGATAGCACTTGTATGTCAAGGTTTACGTATTGCTATTCCTGCTTTGTTATTGTTATTTGTTCCTTCAGATGTTATTCAAGGAGCATTGAGTTCATTGCCACAATGGTTTACTGAAGGAATGGCTATTGGTGGTGGATTTGTTGTAGCAGTAGGGTACGCAATGGTTATTAACTTAATGGCAAATAAAGAAGTATGGCCATTCTTCTTCCTAGGTTTTGCATTAGCACCAGTAAAAGAGCTTACATTAATTGCTACAGGAATTATTGGTGTAGCTGCGGCTATTATCTACTTAAATGTTACAAACAACAAAGGTAACGGTGGAGGAGACGGAGGAGCATCTTCTTCTGGAGATCCACTAGGTGACATTTTAAATGACTATTAA
- a CDS encoding mannose/fructose/sorbose PTS transporter subunit IIA produces the protein MVGIIVASHGEFAAGIKQSASMILGEAELLESVVFMPSEGPEDLYKKIQDAIAKLGTEEVLFLVDLWGGSPFNQSNRFFEEAPEKRAIVAGLNLPMLLAALSEREDLDTAHEVAKAIVPEGKDQVKVRPEELQPKEAVAKAATQDDTPKGAIPEGTVIGDGKIKFVLARIDTRLLHGQVATSWTKATNPNRIIVVSDTVSKDELRKKLIEQAAPPGVRAHVIPLDKLVEVSKDPRFGNTKALLLFENPQDALYVIEKGVDIKELNVGSMAHSVGKVMVNNVLSMDQNDVDTYKKLRDLGVQFDVRKVAADKKADLFKLISEKQNEGLKL, from the coding sequence ATGGTAGGAATTATCGTTGCAAGTCATGGTGAATTTGCAGCTGGTATAAAGCAGTCAGCTTCAATGATTCTAGGTGAGGCGGAATTGCTAGAATCAGTTGTATTTATGCCAAGTGAAGGACCAGAAGACTTATATAAAAAAATTCAAGATGCCATTGCCAAACTAGGAACTGAAGAAGTTCTGTTTTTAGTTGACTTATGGGGAGGAAGCCCTTTCAACCAATCAAATCGTTTCTTTGAAGAAGCACCTGAAAAAAGAGCAATTGTAGCAGGACTTAATTTGCCAATGCTATTAGCAGCTTTATCAGAAAGGGAAGATTTAGATACAGCTCATGAAGTAGCAAAAGCTATTGTTCCAGAAGGAAAAGATCAAGTTAAGGTTCGTCCTGAAGAATTACAGCCTAAAGAAGCAGTAGCAAAAGCAGCAACTCAAGATGACACACCAAAAGGAGCAATTCCAGAAGGAACAGTTATCGGAGATGGAAAAATAAAATTTGTTCTAGCTCGTATTGATACACGTCTGTTACATGGACAAGTTGCAACAAGCTGGACAAAAGCAACAAATCCAAATAGAATAATTGTTGTTTCAGACACAGTTTCAAAAGATGAATTACGTAAAAAATTAATTGAACAGGCGGCACCTCCAGGTGTACGTGCACACGTTATTCCACTTGACAAATTAGTGGAAGTTTCAAAAGATCCAAGATTTGGAAATACAAAAGCATTATTGCTATTTGAAAATCCTCAGGATGCACTGTATGTAATCGAAAAAGGTGTAGATATTAAAGAGTTAAATGTAGGATCAATGGCACATAGTGTTGGAAAAGTTATGGTAAACAATGTACTTTCAATGGATCAGAATGATGTTGATACTTATAAGAAGCTTAGAGATTTAGGTGTTCAATTTGATGTAAGAAAAGTTGCTGCTGACAAGAAAGCAGATTTATTTAAACTAATTTCAGAAAAACAAAATGAAGGATTAAAACTTTAA
- a CDS encoding FeoA family protein: MTLVEGKIGEKFLLKDIDERTLDTRLLSLGVCRGDACTIENIANGNILIKTVETKIVISTNLANHIQIEVVK; encoded by the coding sequence ATGACTCTAGTGGAAGGAAAGATTGGAGAGAAATTTTTGCTAAAAGATATTGATGAGAGGACATTGGATACACGATTATTAAGTTTGGGAGTTTGTAGAGGCGACGCATGTACAATAGAAAATATTGCAAATGGAAATATCTTAATAAAGACAGTAGAAACAAAAATCGTAATCAGTACAAATTTAGCAAATCATATTCAAATTGAGGTGGTAAAATGA
- a CDS encoding FeoB-associated Cys-rich membrane protein produces MVKTIIVTVIEAIIVLAVFRKIYKDYKKNKNFCGTDCCSCSGTSTCNSHRETEDYNE; encoded by the coding sequence ATGGTAAAAACAATCATTGTTACTGTAATTGAAGCTATAATTGTGCTTGCAGTCTTTAGAAAAATATATAAAGATTATAAGAAAAATAAAAATTTTTGTGGAACAGATTGTTGTAGCTGTTCAGGCACTTCAACCTGCAATTCACATAGAGAAACGGAAGATTATAATGAATAA
- a CDS encoding DUF6320 domain-containing protein, which yields MYCIKCGVELEDGAQRCPLCETPVPELEGLEDKEFVKEYPTININLYEMKMKKVKKAVFLSFFTISIISILEVLFQNLIMYGKLEWGYYAIPSILIFDLGLFVFLDSYRMRTNLFLLLSGFTSYFLLLDFGDKKLTWSIKRGIPIVIALYLISLVFSYVWDKHKSDRLKILNFFIFFVGIFLLILELIISKKMTWSIFSSIPLFILSIMLRYAYKSYKEEFKRRLHR from the coding sequence ATGTATTGTATAAAATGTGGAGTGGAACTGGAAGACGGAGCACAAAGATGTCCGCTGTGTGAAACGCCTGTTCCTGAATTAGAGGGTCTGGAAGATAAGGAATTTGTGAAGGAATATCCGACAATTAATATAAATTTGTATGAAATGAAAATGAAGAAAGTTAAAAAGGCTGTATTTTTATCATTTTTTACAATATCAATCATTTCGATTCTGGAAGTTCTTTTTCAAAATTTGATAATGTATGGAAAATTGGAATGGGGTTATTATGCAATTCCATCTATTTTAATATTTGATTTAGGTTTATTTGTTTTTTTAGATTCGTATAGAATGAGAACAAATCTATTTTTATTGCTAAGTGGCTTTACGAGTTATTTTTTATTGCTTGATTTTGGAGATAAAAAGTTGACTTGGAGTATAAAGCGTGGAATTCCTATTGTTATCGCTCTTTATCTTATTAGTCTTGTTTTTTCATATGTCTGGGATAAGCATAAGAGTGACAGATTAAAGATACTAAATTTTTTCATTTTTTTTGTTGGAATATTTCTTTTGATTTTGGAACTGATTATAAGTAAAAAGATGACATGGAGCATATTTTCATCTATTCCATTATTTATTTTGAGTATAATGTTAAGATATGCCTATAAGTCTTATAAAGAAGAGTTTAAACGTAGATTACATAGATAA
- a CDS encoding alcohol acetyltransferase encodes MKNEKIWYELDAFAKTYSSIISEGRTTCFRLSALFSENIDLEILQKVAISLEKKYPFYNSELKKGIFWNYLQQKKAHFMIEEEKTYPCTDIQKDNPLRIIYFNNKLSIEIAHFLTDGKGAALFFQDLIEEYLEKRYFLENFEKDKKNNLIYKTEKKKEIEIEKINKIINFGKKINKNEKDFENKKSEKNFFEKTRELLGNDSVLKNSQKNEYVDLYEKYMRKVSKETTIKSAFHLPMKILEKGQYHITTGEIDVESLKEESKKYGTTIGKYLLSVYFKILLDRYSQAKNPIVIGVPVDLRKIFEETTYRNFFINITPSVDASLGAYSLSEIITYLDNYFALKITKKEFYKSIYKAMNPMQNIIIKSVPYLIKRMFFPFIFDYYGERGYTTGFSNLGIFKVNKKYEKYLKGLRFLPPPSKRCKIKMGVVSDCKKVYVNFGNLTANYDIERDFFVYLRKRGIKSKIITNYF; translated from the coding sequence GTGAAAAATGAAAAAATATGGTATGAGTTGGACGCTTTTGCAAAAACATATTCTTCAATAATTAGTGAGGGAAGAACAACCTGTTTTCGGCTTTCAGCATTGTTTTCTGAAAATATTGACTTGGAAATATTGCAAAAAGTTGCGATTTCGCTTGAGAAGAAATATCCATTTTATAATTCGGAACTGAAAAAGGGGATTTTCTGGAATTACTTGCAGCAGAAAAAGGCTCATTTTATGATTGAAGAGGAGAAAACTTATCCTTGTACGGATATACAGAAGGATAATCCGCTTAGGATCATTTATTTTAATAATAAATTGTCGATAGAAATAGCACATTTTTTGACTGATGGAAAAGGTGCGGCATTATTTTTTCAGGATTTGATTGAAGAATATTTGGAGAAAAGGTATTTTTTGGAAAATTTTGAAAAAGATAAAAAGAATAATTTAATTTACAAGACTGAAAAAAAGAAGGAAATAGAAATTGAAAAAATAAATAAAATAATTAATTTTGGGAAAAAGATAAATAAAAATGAAAAAGATTTTGAAAATAAAAAATCTGAAAAAAACTTTTTTGAAAAAACAAGAGAATTGCTGGGAAATGATAGTGTGTTAAAAAATTCTCAAAAAAACGAGTATGTCGACCTTTATGAAAAATATATGAGGAAAGTGAGCAAGGAAACTACGATAAAGTCAGCATTTCACTTGCCAATGAAAATACTGGAAAAAGGGCAGTACCATATTACAACTGGAGAAATTGATGTGGAAAGCCTGAAGGAAGAAAGTAAAAAATATGGGACTACTATTGGGAAGTATCTTCTTTCAGTATATTTCAAAATTTTGCTGGATAGGTATTCTCAAGCAAAAAATCCGATTGTTATTGGAGTGCCGGTTGATTTACGAAAAATTTTTGAAGAAACTACATACAGAAATTTTTTTATAAACATAACTCCTAGCGTGGATGCAAGTCTTGGTGCGTATTCTCTCTCTGAAATCATAACCTATCTGGATAATTATTTTGCCCTAAAAATTACAAAAAAAGAATTTTACAAAAGTATATACAAGGCAATGAATCCAATGCAAAATATAATAATAAAGTCTGTTCCATATTTGATAAAACGTATGTTTTTCCCTTTTATATTTGATTATTACGGAGAACGGGGCTATACAACAGGATTTTCAAATTTAGGAATTTTTAAAGTTAATAAAAAGTATGAAAAATATCTAAAAGGACTCCGATTTTTACCACCACCAAGTAAAAGGTGCAAAATCAAGATGGGAGTTGTAAGTGATTGTAAAAAGGTTTATGTAAATTTTGGAAATTTGACTGCAAATTATGATATTGAGAGAGATTTTTTTGTTTATTTAAGAAAGAGAGGAATAAAATCCAAGATTATTACGAATTATTTTTAA